One part of the Astatotilapia calliptera chromosome 9, fAstCal1.2, whole genome shotgun sequence genome encodes these proteins:
- the LOC113029625 gene encoding zinc finger protein 345-like isoform X1, producing the protein MTSTQKDQHGARSQRSQEADKPHRKKGQKKYTCDECGKYFTHLGNFKTHQLVHSGVKAYSCDLCGKSFGQAGTLKKHKVIHSGVKAYCCDECGKSFTQPSHLNAHQLTHSGVKAHRCNLCGKYFTQAGTLRIHQLIHSGVKAHRCNLCGKYFTRAGTLRKHQLVHSGFKAHYCDLCGKSFSQAGNLKTHQLIHSGVKPYICDLCGKSFAHPRSLKMHQLIHTGVKAHSCDQCGKTFARSCNLRRHQDTHSGIKANSCDKCGKTFSSISYLKRHLRIHTRQDVYCCDQCEKVFTTATQLHHHTFTHTEERPYKCDLCEKTFKAPHSLKGHQQIHTRRKLYKCSYCEKQSGTDGSSSQPCRHCGGGKDFRCDLCGNTFSNRQNLNRHRRRHTGDKMNYCKECGRGFTTLSDLKCHELFHSGVKKHVCDQCGSSFTTASDLKKHKRIHTGETPYKCRHCDRSFSYSASRNQHERTHMKEIFSCDQCDKSFKNFTSYSKHKRSHAANKLFHCYQCAKSFTSLSALRKHQRDHAGLKSLDHNESDETERSSSGFRVRLKHLEIRLHRVQLESPVKSAADVTLGSDEVALISGPAVNNPECYIWEAASLLLFYFIFLFIYFLRILILQNVIAVTFKWFSHWDTVFSSSCCYRYCFTLQLTDIV; encoded by the exons ATGACTTCAACACAAAAG gaccaacatggagcgagaagtcagcgctctcaggaggccgacaaacctcaccgAAAAAAGGGGCAGAAAAAATACACCTGTGATGAGTGTGGGAAGTATTTTACCCATCTTGGAAACtttaaaacacaccaactcgtccacagtggagttaaagcatacagctgtgacttgtgtggaaagtcttttggCCAGGCTGGAAccttgaaaaaacacaaagtcatccacagtggagttaaagcatactgctgtgatgagtgtggaaagtcttttacccagccTAGTCACTTAAATGCACACCAACTCacccacagtggagttaaagcacacAGATgtaacttgtgtggaaagtattttacccaggctggaaccTTAAGAatacaccaactcatccacagtggagttaaagcacacAGATgtaacttgtgtggaaagtATTTTACCCGGGCTGGAAccttaagaaaacaccaactcgtccacagtggatttaaagcaCACtactgtgacttgtgtggaaaatctttttCTCAGGCTggcaacttaaaaacacaccaactgatccacagtggagttaaaccatacatttgtgacttgtgtggaaaatcttttgCCCATCCTAGAAGCTTAAAAATGCATCaactgatccacactggagttaaagcacacagctgtgatcagtgtggtaaAACGTTTGCTCGCAGTTGCAACTTACGACGTCATCAAgatacccactctggaattaaggcgaATAGCTGTGACAAGTGTGGTAAAACTTTTAGTAGTATAAGTTACCTAAAAAGACACCTGCGGATTCACACTAGACAGGATGTTtactgctgtgatcagtgtgagaAAGTCTTTACAACAGCCACACAGTTACATCACCACACATTTACCCACACTGAAgagagaccttataaatgtgacctgtgtgagaagacttttaaagcacCACATTCTCTGAAAGGGCACCagcagatccacaccagaaggAAACTCTataagtgcagttactgtgag aagcagagcggcacagatggatccagttctcaaccctgtcgtcactgtggtggtgggaaagactttcgctgtgacctttgtggaaatacTTTCAGTAATCGACAGAATCTAAATCGACATCgacgtagacacactggagacaaaatgaactactgcaaagaatgCGGGAGAGGCTTCACCACATTAAGTGATTTAAAATGCCATGAACTCTTCCAtagtggggttaaaaagcatgtctgtgaccagtgtgggtcatccttcaccactgcaagTGACCTTAAAAAGCATAAACgaatccacacaggagagacaccatacaagtgcagacactgtgacagaaGCTTTTCATATTCAGCTAGTCGTAACCAacatgaacgtacacacatgAAAGAGATATttagctgtgaccagtgtgacaagagcttcaagaATTTCACTTCATACTCcaaacacaaacgatcccacgctgcaaataaactgtttcactgttaccaatgtgcaaaatcattcacttcattatctgctctgcgcaaacatcagcgtgatcatgcaggactgaaatcactggatcacaatgaatctgacgagacagaaagatcctcttctggtttcagggtcagacttaaacaccttgagatcaggctccacagagttcagctgGAGTCTCCTGTAAAGAGTgcagctgatgtcacacttggatCTGATGAGGTAGCTCTGATTTCTGGACCTGCAGTGAAT AATCCTGAATGTTACATTTGGGAAGCTGCAagtcttttacttttttattttatttttttatttatttattttttacggATTTTGATTCTCCAAAATGTTATCGCTGTTACGTTTAAATGGTTTTCCCATTGGGACACCGTATTTAGTAGTAGTTGTTGTTATAGATATTGTTTTACCTTACAGTTAACTGATATTGTATAA
- the LOC113029625 gene encoding zinc finger protein 726-like isoform X2: MTSTQKDQHGARSQRSQEADKPHRKKGQKKYTCDECGKYFTHLGNFKTHQLVHSGVKAYSCDLCGKSFGQAGTLKKHKVIHSGVKAYCCDECGKSFTQPSHLNAHQLTHSGVKAHRCNLCGKYFTQAGTLRIHQLIHSGVKAHRCNLCGKYFTRAGTLRKHQLVHSGFKAHYCDLCGKSFSQAGNLKTHQLIHSGVKPYICDLCGKSFAHPRSLKMHQLIHTGVKAHSCDQCGKTFARSCNLRRHQDTHSGIKANSCDKCGKTFSSISYLKRHLRIHTRQDVYCCDQCEKVFTTATQLHHHTFTHTEERPYKCDLCEKTFKAPHSLKGHQQIHTRRKLYKCSYCEKQSGTDGSSSQPCRHCGGGKDFRCDLCGNTFSNRQNLNRHRRRHTGDKMNYCKECGRGFTTLSDLKCHELFHSGVKKHVCDQCGSSFTTASDLKKHKRIHTGETPYKCRHCDRSFSYSASRNQHERTHMKEIFSCDQCDKSFKNFTSYSKHKRSHAANKLFHCYQCAKSFTSLSALRKHQRDHAGLKSLDHNESDETERSSSGFRVRLKHLEIRLHRVQLESPVKSAADVTLGSDEVALISGPAVNVKLMKL; the protein is encoded by the exons ATGACTTCAACACAAAAG gaccaacatggagcgagaagtcagcgctctcaggaggccgacaaacctcaccgAAAAAAGGGGCAGAAAAAATACACCTGTGATGAGTGTGGGAAGTATTTTACCCATCTTGGAAACtttaaaacacaccaactcgtccacagtggagttaaagcatacagctgtgacttgtgtggaaagtcttttggCCAGGCTGGAAccttgaaaaaacacaaagtcatccacagtggagttaaagcatactgctgtgatgagtgtggaaagtcttttacccagccTAGTCACTTAAATGCACACCAACTCacccacagtggagttaaagcacacAGATgtaacttgtgtggaaagtattttacccaggctggaaccTTAAGAatacaccaactcatccacagtggagttaaagcacacAGATgtaacttgtgtggaaagtATTTTACCCGGGCTGGAAccttaagaaaacaccaactcgtccacagtggatttaaagcaCACtactgtgacttgtgtggaaaatctttttCTCAGGCTggcaacttaaaaacacaccaactgatccacagtggagttaaaccatacatttgtgacttgtgtggaaaatcttttgCCCATCCTAGAAGCTTAAAAATGCATCaactgatccacactggagttaaagcacacagctgtgatcagtgtggtaaAACGTTTGCTCGCAGTTGCAACTTACGACGTCATCAAgatacccactctggaattaaggcgaATAGCTGTGACAAGTGTGGTAAAACTTTTAGTAGTATAAGTTACCTAAAAAGACACCTGCGGATTCACACTAGACAGGATGTTtactgctgtgatcagtgtgagaAAGTCTTTACAACAGCCACACAGTTACATCACCACACATTTACCCACACTGAAgagagaccttataaatgtgacctgtgtgagaagacttttaaagcacCACATTCTCTGAAAGGGCACCagcagatccacaccagaaggAAACTCTataagtgcagttactgtgag aagcagagcggcacagatggatccagttctcaaccctgtcgtcactgtggtggtgggaaagactttcgctgtgacctttgtggaaatacTTTCAGTAATCGACAGAATCTAAATCGACATCgacgtagacacactggagacaaaatgaactactgcaaagaatgCGGGAGAGGCTTCACCACATTAAGTGATTTAAAATGCCATGAACTCTTCCAtagtggggttaaaaagcatgtctgtgaccagtgtgggtcatccttcaccactgcaagTGACCTTAAAAAGCATAAACgaatccacacaggagagacaccatacaagtgcagacactgtgacagaaGCTTTTCATATTCAGCTAGTCGTAACCAacatgaacgtacacacatgAAAGAGATATttagctgtgaccagtgtgacaagagcttcaagaATTTCACTTCATACTCcaaacacaaacgatcccacgctgcaaataaactgtttcactgttaccaatgtgcaaaatcattcacttcattatctgctctgcgcaaacatcagcgtgatcatgcaggactgaaatcactggatcacaatgaatctgacgagacagaaagatcctcttctggtttcagggtcagacttaaacaccttgagatcaggctccacagagttcagctgGAGTCTCCTGTAAAGAGTgcagctgatgtcacacttggatCTGATGAGGTAGCTCTGATTTCTGGACCTGCAGTGAATGTTAAATTAATGAAGCTGTAA